CTTGCTGAATCATCTGACGTACGTCGAGCGGTGGATTTTTCTCGGGGACGACGTCACGGACTGGCAGGCGACGTTCGCCGTCGAGCCGTCGGTGAGCATCGCGGATGTCGTCGACCGCTACCGGAATACCGTCGATCGCGCCAACGATGTGCTCGACGGCTGCACGGATCTGTCGGCACCGGTTCCCCGGCCGAAGCCGGGGAAACCCGCACCCAGTGTCCGTTGGGCACTCACGCACATGATCGAGGAGACCGGCCGTCACGCCGGCCACGCCGACATTCTGCGCGAGCTGATCGACGGCTCCACCGGCCGCTGACCGGCGTGGTCGTCGTTCGGTGGCGAAGTGCGAAGTTCGTCGTTACCCGTGCTAACGACACGGTCGCCGTTTAGATTCGATGCGTGCGACTCGCCTGGCCGCTGACGGGGCGGTTGGAGGAGACCCGGCTGATCGACGCCGCGCTCGCCTCCGCCGATCTGTCCGGAATCGTGATCTATGGTGCCGCCGGAGTCGGCAAGAGCCGCATCGCCAGGGAAGCGTTGTCGACGGCAGCCGAGACCGCTCGTGAAACCCGTTGGACAGTAGGGACATCAGCGGCGCAGGCACTCCCGCTGGGTGCCTTCGCGCGGTGGGTGGGAACGTCGGACGCCGACAGCGTGGCGTTGGTCGGACGGGTGATCGACGGGTTGACCACCGTGCCGGGCGGTCGGCAGGTGGTGGTGTGTGTCGACGACGCGCACCTGCTCGACGGATTGTCGGGTTTCGTGTTGCAGCAGATCGTGCAGCGTCGTGCGGCCAAGCTGCTGTTGACGGTGCGTTCCGGGCCCGCGGTGCCGCCCGAGGTCCTCGCGGCTGTCGACCGGGGCCGCTTCGAGCGATTGGACCTGCAACCGCTGTCCCGCGAGGAGTCGAGTCAGCTGTTGACGGCGGCACTCAGTGGGCCACCCGATCCCGATGCGGCGCAACGCTTGTGGCGACTGACCCGGGGAAACGCGCTGTACCTCCGCAACATCGTCGAACAGGAGGTCAACCAGGGTCGGCTCGCCCGCAGGCAGGGTTACTGGCGGTGGAGCGGCGAACCGGTGATGGCGCCCGGTCTGGTGGAGCTGATCGAGGCGCGCATCGGTGCGCTGCCGCCTGCGGTGAGCGAGGTCGTCGACGTCCTGGCCGTGGCCGAGCCGATTCAGTTGGAGGTGTTGACGGCGATCGCCGACGCCGATTCGGTGGCTGAGGCCGAGACACGGGGGCTGATCGCCATCGACGCCGCCGACCAGGAGGTCCGAGTCGCCCACCCGCTGTACGCGGAGGTTCGCCGCAACCGGGTACCGGGTGCGCGGCTGCGCAGGCTGCGCGGATCGGTCGCCACGGCGCTGGCCGACCGGGACGACGGCGACGCCATGCGGATGGTGGTGCGCCGGGCGACGTTGATGCTCGACTCGGATCTGCCGCCGGATCCCGAGCTGTTGACCCGGGCGGCGCAGGGCGCGGTGTGGCTGTCCGATCTGGCCCTGGCCGACCGGCTGGCCGGCGGTGCGGTTGCGGCCGGCGCCGACGCCGAAGCGAATTTCATTCGCGCTCATGCCTTGTCATGGCTCAGCCAGGGTGCGGAATCCGACGCGGTGCTCGACGCGATCGCCGAGACGGAGCTGACCGACGACGGGCGGGCGCGGCTGGCGTTCCTGCGTGCCGCGAACCTGCTGTGGGCGCTCGCGGATCCGGTCGGCGCAAAACGGCACATCGACGTTGCGGCGCGCCGTATCCCGGGGGAGGCGCGCGACGCCGTCGACGCGTTCTACACCGTGTACTGGGCCACGGTCGGCGAACCGGCGCGCGCGCGGACCGCATCCAGTGACCTCGATCTGGATGCCTTGCCCGCCATCGTGGGTGCGGTCACCGCCTGGGCCGTGGCCGTGTCGTGCGGTGACGCCGGCGCCGCCGACGAGGCGGTGGCCGCCGCCCAGGGCGGATACCGCATCACC
The genomic region above belongs to Mycolicibacterium sp. HK-90 and contains:
- a CDS encoding DinB family protein → MPTGQRRRKDNPPPRTANSESEVLRGFLDYLRESIAAKVDGAPEPMVRTASVPSGTTLIGLLNHLTYVERWIFLGDDVTDWQATFAVEPSVSIADVVDRYRNTVDRANDVLDGCTDLSAPVPRPKPGKPAPSVRWALTHMIEETGRHAGHADILRELIDGSTGR
- a CDS encoding LuxR family transcriptional regulator, with the translated sequence MRLAWPLTGRLEETRLIDAALASADLSGIVIYGAAGVGKSRIAREALSTAAETARETRWTVGTSAAQALPLGAFARWVGTSDADSVALVGRVIDGLTTVPGGRQVVVCVDDAHLLDGLSGFVLQQIVQRRAAKLLLTVRSGPAVPPEVLAAVDRGRFERLDLQPLSREESSQLLTAALSGPPDPDAAQRLWRLTRGNALYLRNIVEQEVNQGRLARRQGYWRWSGEPVMAPGLVELIEARIGALPPAVSEVVDVLAVAEPIQLEVLTAIADADSVAEAETRGLIAIDAADQEVRVAHPLYAEVRRNRVPGARLRRLRGSVATALADRDDGDAMRMVVRRATLMLDSDLPPDPELLTRAAQGAVWLSDLALADRLAGGAVAAGADAEANFIRAHALSWLSQGAESDAVLDAIAETELTDDGRARLAFLRAANLLWALADPVGAKRHIDVAARRIPGEARDAVDAFYTVYWATVGEPARARTASSDLDLDALPAIVGAVTAWAVAVSCGDAGAADEAVAAAQGGYRITDASFDAAHTRFVVADAHIGALLLAGRIHEALEEAERLTARAAELPGVAQLFGSALTGRAALAAGRLDTATKLLDPVVEMLLAAGESNGFSYRFHLPRAAALAIQGMAGDATVAELDACRHPSWQYLGYEHELARAWVAATQGAVSQAVGIALGAAETARANGQLAAEVWCLQTAAQFGDHSRTQRLDELTGLVQGPRVGAAAALCRALAHGDGDGLGMVSTEFEEFGDIVAAADAAGLAAAVYRRKDMRGSALAMAARASALAEACGGAATPALLAAVERLPLTDREREIAMLLGAGLSSRAIAERLGLSVRTVEGHIYRAMAKTGASSRAELIALLPRGRR